One part of the Terrimicrobium sacchariphilum genome encodes these proteins:
- a CDS encoding AsmA-like C-terminal region-containing protein: MLLPPVPRFLVRWLLRLAMLVIFVGLPATLIYADRVGIGFGLKEQVEKALRGDNFKTVIGKLRFNPFRGLVAEDVVVSGTTPEGPDFAHIDRLTVSISMSDLMNRQVTIDHLELDGTDVSVPLEPGPNPVRVELRNVNGQFVLIADQMRLSYFDCEFFGIRLSLNGLVRNPGAFHFGNNNSPTAGQAHRELAADIIDSLSKLRFSGSRPEIRLEISGDLADPSTIRVAPISIQSGPIIGPTWRIEGIQAQATVANKILTIPQLQIQGTDGSLNLSGRLENGQFEFELASSMSPKPLMGLFPKTSFARNFIFQEAPQLTVSGTVDITTPAASFFTGSVRAGKFTLKGAKVDTLAADFAWRNGQVFARDVQLWMNGAELVADVLYSPGDFRLRMTNSIPPTLFAPLLGPKEQEFLKQMEFKDNPYVQIEVQGTKPDFASVTGTGTMKLGRTAMRGAWFDSAEAKLEIANRAVSYKDFTIKGRGGTGTGNFVYDFGGQQVRLQNINSSLFPVDVLMWADPKIAEALKPYRFTKAPKVQGGGVISLKDPSGNNLALKLQADGFDYDLLARTLRFGRTTGTVNVVGSKVLVKIGSAKLMDGEAALDANVSTAPNDPTVTASVTVKRVDFAKLTKLYFNYDTSQGVASGTYKFTMRGGLAETMKGEGSIRVEDGKVFAIPFLGPFSDILDKIIPGSGYESAHLATADFRINDGKIITDNLVIQGFGFNLIGSGDIGFLVDKMNLSVRINAKGVPGIVLFPVSKLFEYVSTGSFADPQWRPKIIPRFDSGNAGDATKEPETSGTHPAPQKTNGGDHSNGRQR; the protein is encoded by the coding sequence ATGCTCCTTCCTCCGGTCCCCAGGTTCCTCGTTCGCTGGCTGCTGCGGCTTGCGATGCTCGTGATCTTTGTCGGTCTCCCGGCCACATTGATTTATGCCGATCGCGTCGGCATCGGCTTCGGGCTGAAGGAACAGGTCGAAAAGGCCCTGCGAGGAGACAATTTCAAAACGGTGATCGGCAAGCTGCGGTTCAATCCATTCCGCGGCCTGGTGGCGGAGGATGTCGTAGTCTCGGGCACTACTCCGGAAGGTCCCGATTTTGCCCATATCGATCGCCTGACAGTCTCGATCTCCATGAGCGATTTGATGAATCGCCAGGTCACCATCGACCACCTGGAACTCGACGGAACGGATGTCTCGGTCCCGCTTGAGCCGGGACCGAACCCGGTGCGGGTGGAACTGCGCAACGTGAACGGGCAGTTTGTCCTCATCGCGGACCAGATGCGGCTGAGCTATTTTGACTGTGAGTTTTTTGGCATCCGGCTCTCGCTGAACGGACTGGTACGTAACCCGGGAGCGTTTCATTTCGGGAACAACAACTCGCCAACCGCCGGGCAGGCGCATCGAGAACTCGCCGCAGACATCATCGACTCTCTCTCTAAACTGCGCTTCAGCGGAAGCCGTCCCGAGATCCGGCTCGAGATCTCCGGGGATCTCGCCGATCCATCGACCATTCGAGTTGCGCCTATCTCGATCCAGAGTGGTCCCATCATCGGTCCTACCTGGCGCATCGAGGGCATACAGGCGCAGGCCACTGTCGCAAACAAGATCCTGACCATTCCTCAATTGCAGATTCAAGGGACCGATGGCTCGCTCAACCTGAGCGGACGCCTGGAAAACGGGCAATTCGAGTTTGAGCTAGCGAGTTCGATGTCTCCCAAGCCCCTCATGGGCTTGTTTCCAAAGACATCCTTCGCACGGAATTTCATCTTTCAGGAAGCTCCACAGCTCACCGTTTCCGGGACGGTGGACATAACTACCCCGGCAGCGTCCTTTTTCACAGGTTCGGTCCGCGCCGGGAAGTTCACGCTCAAGGGAGCGAAGGTTGATACGCTGGCGGCGGATTTTGCATGGCGTAACGGGCAGGTCTTTGCACGGGATGTGCAGCTTTGGATGAATGGGGCGGAACTGGTCGCCGACGTGCTGTACAGCCCCGGCGATTTTCGCCTGCGCATGACGAACTCCATCCCCCCCACCCTGTTTGCGCCTCTTCTCGGGCCGAAAGAGCAGGAGTTTCTCAAGCAGATGGAGTTCAAGGACAATCCGTATGTCCAGATCGAGGTGCAAGGGACAAAACCCGACTTTGCGAGTGTTACCGGAACCGGCACGATGAAACTCGGTCGCACAGCCATGCGCGGCGCGTGGTTTGACTCCGCAGAGGCCAAGCTGGAGATCGCAAACCGGGCGGTGTCCTACAAGGATTTCACGATCAAGGGACGCGGGGGGACGGGAACAGGCAATTTCGTCTATGATTTCGGCGGACAGCAGGTGCGTCTCCAGAATATCAACTCGTCGCTCTTCCCGGTCGATGTGCTGATGTGGGCCGATCCGAAGATCGCCGAGGCGCTGAAGCCATACCGTTTCACCAAGGCTCCGAAGGTCCAGGGCGGCGGAGTCATTTCCCTCAAGGATCCAAGCGGCAACAATCTCGCGCTCAAGCTGCAGGCGGATGGCTTCGACTACGATCTACTGGCCCGCACGCTGCGCTTTGGCCGCACGACAGGGACAGTCAATGTGGTGGGCAGCAAGGTGCTGGTAAAGATCGGCAGTGCCAAGCTGATGGACGGAGAGGCCGCCCTGGACGCCAACGTCTCAACTGCACCCAACGATCCCACGGTAACCGCCAGTGTCACCGTAAAGCGGGTCGATTTTGCCAAGCTGACGAAACTTTACTTTAACTACGACACCTCCCAGGGCGTAGCATCGGGTACGTACAAATTCACCATGCGAGGAGGGCTGGCCGAGACGATGAAAGGGGAAGGCTCGATCCGGGTGGAGGATGGAAAGGTCTTTGCCATCCCGTTCCTGGGACCGTTTTCGGACATCCTGGACAAGATCATCCCTGGCAGCGGCTATGAAAGCGCGCATCTCGCGACGGCCGATTTCCGAATCAACGACGGCAAGATCATCACCGACAACCTGGTGATCCAGGGATTTGGCTTCAATCTCATCGGTAGCGGCGATATCGGCTTCCTCGTCGACAAGATGAACCTCTCGGTGCGCATCAATGCCAAAGGAGTGCCTGGCATCGTGTTGTTCCCGGTGAGCAAGCTCTTTGAGTATGTCTCGACGGGATCATTTGCTGATCCGCAATGGCGTCCCAAGATCATCCCGCGCTTCGACAGCGGAAATGCCGGGGACGCAACGAAAGAGCCGGAGACGTCAGGGACGCATCCGGCTCCTCAAAAAACCAACGGCGGCGACCATAGCAACGGTCGCCAGCGCTGA
- a CDS encoding ABC transporter ATP-binding protein → MAVSEYQLVSKDLSRSFRMGRTNLNVLRGISIGVQKGETVFLCGASGAGKTTLLYTLAGLERPEGGTVTFEGQDLYSLGSDRLARVRNKSMGFIFQSYYLLPELTALENVKIPGMLAGKVNSELAEALLERVGLKERMNHLPSELSGGEQQRVAIARSLVNDPTILFADEPTGNLDKNTGESIIELLLGVARDDKRTLVVVTHDENLAKRGDRLLRIEDGLLAN, encoded by the coding sequence GTGGCTGTTTCGGAATATCAACTCGTTTCCAAGGATCTGTCCCGTTCGTTTCGGATGGGCCGGACCAACCTGAATGTCCTGCGAGGCATCTCGATCGGAGTGCAGAAGGGGGAAACCGTTTTCCTCTGCGGCGCCTCGGGCGCTGGAAAAACCACCCTCCTCTATACCCTGGCCGGGCTGGAACGCCCAGAGGGCGGCACGGTGACCTTTGAAGGACAGGATCTTTATTCCCTCGGATCGGACCGACTGGCGCGGGTCCGCAACAAGAGCATGGGTTTCATTTTCCAATCCTACTACCTGCTGCCTGAGCTGACGGCGCTGGAGAATGTAAAAATCCCCGGAATGCTCGCTGGCAAGGTAAACTCCGAACTGGCCGAGGCGTTGCTCGAGCGTGTGGGACTGAAGGAACGCATGAATCACCTCCCCTCCGAACTGAGCGGCGGCGAGCAGCAGCGCGTTGCCATCGCGAGGTCCCTCGTCAATGATCCGACGATCCTTTTTGCGGATGAACCTACGGGCAATCTCGACAAGAACACGGGTGAATCGATCATCGAGCTCCTCCTAGGCGTGGCGCGGGACGACAAGCGCACACTGGTCGTCGTGACCCACGATGAAAACCTCGCCAAGCGAGGTGACCGACTCCTTCGCATCGAGGATGGCCTCCTGGCCAACTGA
- a CDS encoding L,D-transpeptidase family protein: protein MLPLGCTLVSLFPGWSEEPVLALATLPVPVVTTMGPIVPGTDTILSQIEDLRRAEEARQHALAMEFFSAIARDDKATFCRLLNEGLDPNTTLPAPVPREFVRQFSDELTAYYAGSEQGVTALMLATLTRNEVFVRILLQAGADPWRMTKRHKTFALWLAGKTQQVTIMQMLMGIAPDSEAARTRISVDLSAQRASVWRGDDVVLVTDISSGRPSRPTPTGRFVVTDKYRTWKSTLYHAKMPYFLRLSCGDFGLHAGYLPGYPASHGCIRLPEEVARKLFADIPVGTLVEIR, encoded by the coding sequence TTGCTTCCTCTTGGATGCACTCTGGTTTCGCTGTTTCCCGGCTGGTCCGAGGAGCCGGTGCTCGCCCTCGCCACTCTGCCGGTTCCGGTGGTTACGACGATGGGCCCGATTGTTCCGGGGACGGATACCATCCTTAGCCAGATCGAGGACCTGCGGCGTGCAGAGGAAGCCCGACAACACGCGCTTGCCATGGAGTTCTTCTCCGCCATCGCCCGGGACGACAAGGCCACGTTTTGCCGTCTCCTGAATGAGGGACTCGATCCCAATACGACGTTGCCTGCCCCGGTCCCGAGGGAGTTCGTTCGCCAGTTTTCCGATGAACTCACGGCCTACTATGCAGGCAGCGAGCAGGGCGTGACCGCTCTCATGCTGGCTACCCTCACTCGGAATGAGGTGTTTGTCAGGATACTCCTTCAGGCTGGAGCAGACCCCTGGAGGATGACGAAACGGCACAAGACCTTTGCTCTCTGGCTCGCGGGCAAGACTCAGCAGGTGACCATCATGCAGATGCTCATGGGAATCGCTCCGGATAGTGAGGCGGCGCGTACTCGCATTTCCGTCGATCTTTCCGCGCAGCGGGCTTCTGTCTGGCGGGGTGACGACGTCGTGCTCGTGACAGATATCTCCTCCGGTCGCCCCTCGCGTCCTACTCCCACCGGGCGTTTTGTGGTCACCGATAAGTACCGGACCTGGAAATCCACGCTCTACCACGCGAAAATGCCGTATTTTTTGCGGCTTTCCTGCGGTGATTTTGGGCTGCATGCGGGCTACTTGCCAGGTTATCCCGCCTCTCACGGTTGCATTCGGTTGCCTGAGGAGGTCGCCCGCAAACTCTTCGCCGATATACCGGTTGGGACGCTGGTCGAGATCAGGTAA
- a CDS encoding acyl-CoA thioesterase encodes MSAASAAHIRRMEVSDRCRISTDIRVMYFDTDAGGVVHNIVYLRFIETARTLLAMNMGMSFEEIKRTQIHPVVVRTEIDYKRPAVLGDIVVVNGWLAETTPARFWVEFEIVRPSDSTLLVKCRQSLALVQMPAGKLIRLPEGFPENFVMPAA; translated from the coding sequence GTGAGCGCCGCCTCGGCGGCGCATATCCGGCGGATGGAAGTTTCGGACCGCTGCCGCATCTCCACGGATATCCGGGTGATGTATTTCGACACCGACGCCGGGGGCGTCGTGCACAATATCGTTTACCTGCGGTTCATTGAGACCGCGCGCACGCTGCTCGCCATGAACATGGGGATGAGCTTTGAGGAGATCAAGCGCACCCAGATTCACCCGGTCGTCGTGCGCACCGAGATCGACTACAAGCGCCCGGCCGTGCTCGGCGATATCGTGGTCGTCAATGGCTGGCTGGCGGAGACGACGCCCGCCCGGTTTTGGGTGGAGTTTGAGATTGTCCGTCCCTCGGACTCGACCCTGCTCGTGAAGTGCCGGCAGTCGCTTGCCCTCGTCCAGATGCCGGCGGGCAAGCTCATCCGCCTGCCGGAGGGCTTCCCGGAGAATTTTGTCATGCCTGCCGCGTGA
- a CDS encoding ArnT family glycosyltransferase, with protein sequence MNASRTLLLSALVGLALGLTVLTGGWGNLYNETDGQYGGAAKVMAEGGSWLVPLNNDIPRLVKPPLLYWAMAGSMQVFGVNEFAARLPGALSWCAVAVLTFLLGERLGGSWRGFVAGAVMLTGLGTFTLGRIVMPEPTFVAFIVGALYCAVTGADTGRRGWFLGFWVCAALASFVKGWHGLLYPLAIVLVLMALDREARRRYLPILSWQGLLIFLVINVPWYAYIEWRFPGYLGNLIYGEQIGHIVGSHAPATDYTNVPRWQFLLLHVAWFFPWLLLALTARRDSPATSSSLSRLVWIWAVLVLASVLLTGQRQDYYAMAMWPAAALIFSSRLQGRIPRWAVGVLAAVLVAGAVFCIWGVPKLTGASSTASVSERSTAWNTVVNFDAGVWKSLWLTAVLAVGGAAIAAVAAVIVQGKARFLAVLAVAISLDLGALSGTAIVAPYFSLGTLEDELAQFPKARVVFDGDIDTASSLLFYCDLPVVLLNRNPNQDFIVRKFGIGRDRFVDQNQLKALWDGNQPLLFVAEKRDHDKWANLLGVSGLRSVGDSGTQVLFWNGR encoded by the coding sequence GTGAACGCGTCGCGGACTCTGCTTCTCAGCGCCCTCGTCGGCCTCGCTCTCGGCCTCACGGTTTTGACCGGAGGGTGGGGGAATCTTTACAACGAGACCGACGGGCAGTACGGCGGCGCCGCCAAGGTCATGGCCGAGGGCGGTTCCTGGCTCGTCCCGCTGAACAACGACATCCCGCGTCTCGTGAAGCCGCCTCTGCTCTACTGGGCAATGGCCGGCTCGATGCAGGTCTTTGGCGTCAACGAATTCGCCGCCCGCCTGCCCGGGGCGCTTTCCTGGTGCGCGGTCGCTGTATTGACATTTCTCCTGGGAGAACGGCTAGGCGGTTCCTGGCGGGGCTTTGTCGCGGGGGCGGTGATGTTGACGGGCTTGGGAACGTTCACGCTCGGGCGCATTGTCATGCCGGAGCCAACGTTCGTGGCCTTCATTGTCGGAGCCCTTTATTGCGCGGTGACCGGGGCCGATACGGGGCGGCGCGGCTGGTTCCTTGGTTTCTGGGTCTGTGCCGCGCTGGCGAGCTTCGTCAAAGGCTGGCACGGCCTGCTCTATCCCCTGGCCATCGTCCTTGTCCTGATGGCGCTCGATCGAGAGGCGCGCCGCAGGTATCTGCCCATCCTTTCCTGGCAGGGCTTGCTTATCTTCCTTGTCATCAACGTGCCGTGGTATGCCTACATCGAGTGGCGCTTCCCCGGGTACCTGGGAAATCTCATCTACGGTGAACAGATCGGCCACATCGTCGGCTCGCATGCTCCCGCGACGGATTACACCAACGTTCCTCGCTGGCAGTTTCTCCTGCTTCATGTCGCGTGGTTTTTCCCCTGGCTCCTGCTTGCTCTCACGGCCCGGCGAGATTCCCCGGCGACCTCCTCTTCGCTCTCCCGGCTGGTCTGGATCTGGGCCGTCCTGGTGCTGGCGTCAGTCCTCCTGACCGGGCAGCGACAGGATTACTATGCCATGGCCATGTGGCCCGCGGCGGCGTTGATTTTCTCCAGCCGCTTGCAAGGGCGGATTCCCCGCTGGGCGGTGGGAGTCCTCGCTGCCGTGCTCGTGGCTGGAGCCGTCTTTTGTATCTGGGGAGTTCCGAAACTGACCGGCGCGTCGTCCACCGCCAGTGTGAGCGAACGCTCCACGGCCTGGAATACCGTGGTCAATTTCGACGCCGGGGTCTGGAAAAGCCTTTGGCTTACGGCCGTTCTCGCCGTGGGCGGAGCGGCCATTGCGGCCGTGGCAGCGGTCATTGTGCAGGGGAAGGCGCGTTTTCTTGCCGTGCTCGCGGTGGCCATATCCCTGGATCTCGGGGCCCTGAGTGGTACGGCCATCGTCGCTCCCTATTTCTCCCTCGGAACTTTAGAGGATGAACTTGCGCAATTTCCCAAGGCCCGCGTCGTCTTCGATGGCGACATCGATACCGCGAGCAGCCTCCTCTTTTACTGTGATCTCCCGGTGGTTTTGCTGAACCGCAACCCCAATCAGGATTTCATCGTTCGCAAGTTCGGAATTGGGCGCGATCGCTTCGTGGATCAAAACCAGCTCAAGGCTCTGTGGGACGGCAATCAACCGCTTCTCTTCGTCGCGGAGAAACGCGATCATGACAAGTGGGCTAATCTCCTCGGAGTGAGTGGGTTGAGGTCCGTTGGTGACAGTGGCACGCAGGTGCTGTTCTGGAACGGTCGCTAG
- the trxB gene encoding thioredoxin-disulfide reductase — protein sequence MENLIIVGTGCAGLTAAIYASRANLSPLVLQGKLPGGQLTTTTLVENFPGFPEGVDGPDLIMRMQQQAEKFGARFQYGFVEEYEHLGTHSRLKIDGEWVETRALIVASGASPRYLGIDREHELIGHGVTSCATCDGAFYRNVPVCVVGGGDSACEEATFLTRFASTVYLIHRRDTLRASKIMADRALANPKVKPVWNSAITEYITDESGEVTSVKLKDLVTGEISDLEVKCVFVAIGHEPNTAAFRGKLDTDENGYLIQVEGTRTNLPGVFAAGDVADHVYRQAITAAGQGCAAAIDAERWLATLE from the coding sequence ATGGAGAATCTGATTATCGTGGGCACTGGCTGTGCGGGACTGACCGCCGCCATCTACGCCTCACGCGCCAACCTTTCGCCCTTGGTTTTGCAGGGCAAGCTGCCTGGCGGGCAGTTGACCACCACCACGCTGGTGGAGAATTTTCCGGGCTTCCCCGAGGGAGTCGACGGCCCCGATCTCATCATGCGCATGCAGCAGCAGGCGGAGAAATTCGGCGCCCGCTTCCAGTATGGCTTCGTTGAGGAGTACGAGCATCTCGGCACACACTCCCGCCTGAAGATCGATGGCGAGTGGGTGGAAACCCGCGCGCTCATCGTGGCGAGCGGGGCTTCCCCTCGTTATCTCGGCATCGACCGCGAGCACGAGCTCATCGGCCATGGCGTGACCTCCTGCGCGACTTGCGACGGAGCGTTCTACCGCAATGTCCCTGTTTGCGTCGTCGGCGGCGGCGACTCGGCCTGCGAGGAAGCGACCTTCCTCACGCGCTTTGCCTCGACCGTTTACCTCATCCATCGTCGTGACACTCTGCGTGCCTCGAAGATCATGGCCGACCGCGCGCTGGCCAATCCCAAGGTGAAGCCGGTTTGGAACTCCGCCATCACCGAGTACATCACGGATGAGAGCGGCGAGGTCACCTCGGTGAAGCTCAAGGATCTCGTCACCGGCGAAATCTCCGACTTGGAGGTGAAGTGCGTTTTTGTCGCCATCGGCCACGAGCCGAATACGGCGGCCTTCCGCGGCAAACTCGATACCGATGAGAATGGTTATCTCATCCAGGTTGAAGGAACCCGCACAAACCTTCCCGGCGTGTTTGCCGCAGGCGACGTGGCCGACCACGTCTACCGGCAGGCCATCACGGCGGCGGGGCAGGGATGCGCGGCGGCGATCGATGCAGAACGCTGGCTCGCCACGCTCGAATAG
- a CDS encoding glycosyltransferase: MKVCDLTQFYSPVSGGVRRYIEQKVAYIRRHRPDCQHVLVVPGKRTECVGDDVAKVYTIESPMVSRTSRYRILLKLHLVEEVLEKERPDIIESGDPYQLAWKAIASGDGLDIPVIGFYHSHFPEAYIRSVAKFFGKTAVSVAEDWAKRYVKTLYNQFHRTLVPSPNLVSLLQDWGVERVEGIDLGVDDEVFVPSDIPVEGFRREHEIPEDARLLLYVGRLASEKNVVTLFDAFDILHRQSPGKYHLLVVGDGSLRSSMLRLKESTNAVSWMEFCSDPYKLAEVYRSADLFVHPGVQETFGLVTLESQACGTPVIGIRGSYMDRIIFSNQVHWAAENTPQSLAAAIENKFGEDLHLTGLQASHEARTRYSWKSVFGRMFGIYDDVIANYHP, encoded by the coding sequence ATGAAGGTCTGCGACCTCACGCAGTTTTACTCTCCCGTCAGTGGAGGGGTCCGCAGATATATCGAGCAGAAGGTGGCGTACATCCGCCGCCATCGGCCCGATTGTCAGCACGTGCTTGTCGTTCCGGGCAAGCGCACGGAATGCGTCGGAGATGATGTTGCCAAGGTGTACACCATCGAGTCCCCGATGGTGTCGCGCACCTCGCGCTATCGCATCCTGCTCAAGCTCCACCTCGTCGAGGAGGTGCTGGAAAAGGAGCGGCCCGACATCATCGAGTCCGGAGACCCCTACCAGCTCGCGTGGAAGGCCATTGCCTCCGGGGACGGCCTCGATATCCCCGTCATTGGGTTTTATCACTCGCACTTTCCCGAAGCCTACATTCGCTCGGTGGCAAAGTTCTTCGGCAAGACCGCCGTGTCTGTCGCGGAGGACTGGGCAAAGCGATACGTGAAGACGTTGTATAACCAGTTCCACCGTACGCTGGTGCCAAGCCCCAATCTCGTCTCGCTCTTGCAGGACTGGGGCGTAGAGCGGGTTGAAGGCATCGATCTCGGGGTGGACGATGAAGTGTTTGTCCCTTCTGACATACCTGTGGAGGGTTTTCGCCGCGAGCATGAGATTCCCGAGGATGCGCGGCTGCTTCTCTACGTCGGTCGTCTGGCTTCTGAGAAAAACGTGGTTACGCTTTTTGACGCCTTCGATATTCTGCACCGCCAGTCACCCGGCAAATATCATCTGCTCGTGGTTGGGGATGGCTCTCTGCGCTCATCCATGCTTCGCCTGAAAGAGTCGACCAACGCCGTAAGCTGGATGGAGTTTTGCAGCGACCCATATAAACTGGCCGAGGTCTATCGCAGCGCAGACCTGTTCGTGCATCCCGGCGTGCAGGAGACCTTTGGCCTCGTCACTCTTGAAAGCCAGGCCTGCGGCACGCCGGTCATCGGCATCCGCGGCAGCTACATGGACCGCATCATTTTCTCCAATCAGGTCCACTGGGCGGCGGAAAATACCCCGCAGTCCCTGGCGGCAGCCATCGAGAACAAGTTTGGCGAGGATCTCCACCTCACCGGCCTGCAGGCCAGCCATGAAGCCCGGACCCGCTATTCCTGGAAGTCCGTCTTCGGTCGGATGTTTGGCATCTACGACGACGTGATCGCCAACTACCACCCCTGA
- a CDS encoding GNAT family acetyltransferase, producing the protein MALPSDVKIRRYEARDRDAVRWLCCQTGFLGKPIDPVFEDRELFADYLTSYYTDIEPESSFVLEHEGQVKGYLLGSRMPIKQQLHNIFQNARLFVIGMFRYHRYNPATKEFIAWILRNSWREVPAAPRKMAHFHFNVLPEAQSLHGTKTMMDLYFDYLRQHGEKAVFGQMVTFESRRGARVLERFGFQVLERKEITKWRNKHPEPVYLTTAVKLLEVAEK; encoded by the coding sequence GTGGCTTTGCCGTCTGATGTAAAAATTCGTAGATACGAGGCGCGCGACCGCGACGCCGTTCGCTGGTTGTGTTGTCAGACGGGGTTTCTGGGCAAGCCGATCGATCCGGTCTTTGAAGATCGCGAGCTTTTTGCCGATTACCTGACGAGCTACTACACCGACATCGAGCCGGAGTCGTCCTTCGTCCTCGAGCATGAGGGACAGGTGAAGGGCTACCTCCTCGGCTCGCGCATGCCGATCAAGCAGCAGTTGCACAACATCTTCCAAAACGCCCGGCTCTTCGTGATCGGCATGTTCCGATACCATCGTTACAACCCGGCGACGAAGGAATTCATCGCCTGGATCCTGCGGAATTCCTGGCGCGAGGTGCCGGCCGCCCCGCGCAAGATGGCGCATTTCCACTTCAACGTCCTCCCCGAGGCTCAGAGCCTGCATGGGACCAAGACCATGATGGACCTGTACTTCGACTACCTGCGCCAGCATGGCGAAAAGGCGGTCTTTGGACAGATGGTTACTTTTGAAAGTCGCCGCGGAGCCCGCGTGCTGGAGCGTTTTGGATTCCAGGTGCTCGAGCGCAAGGAGATCACCAAGTGGCGCAACAAGCACCCCGAGCCGGTTTATCTCACCACCGCGGTGAAGCTGCTTGAGGTTGCTGAAAAATAG
- the rmuC gene encoding DNA recombination protein RmuC, giving the protein MTLFLVGLGALILGFVMGSLVYLLKSSRETTGLRAQLAAEQTKTTVLSTQISNAREADAAQRTQIEELTRLLASAEAEGANLRQRLDEDSARLANLQKQFTAEFENLANRVLEEKSTRFLAQNKESLAVLLDPLRQRIGEFRERIESIHTEETKATAALREQLVQLKDLNRQITEEAGALTRALKGESKTQGSWGELILERILEKSGLQKGSEYETQASFRDEAGGRRMPDVIIHLPEGKHIIIDAKVSLTAYERLVNATTDAARQAAMKEHALSVRRHVEELARKDYPGLADLQSPDFVLMFVPVETALNLALQDDPELYGSAFEKNVVLVSSSTLLITLRAIESVWRRHKQTLNALEIARRAGGLHDQFVAFTESLQEIGQRLDQARGAYDQAMGRLSSGRGNLVRRVTELQKLGARAEKQLTDSLVKQSEDEEAETPPQAPKKPEIPAPAQERLLGM; this is encoded by the coding sequence ATGACGCTTTTTCTGGTTGGTTTGGGTGCCCTCATCCTGGGTTTTGTGATGGGCAGCCTTGTTTATCTGCTCAAGTCGAGCCGCGAAACCACGGGGCTCCGCGCTCAGTTGGCGGCGGAACAAACAAAAACAACGGTTCTTTCCACTCAGATTTCGAATGCACGCGAGGCGGATGCTGCCCAGCGCACCCAAATCGAGGAACTCACCCGCCTGCTCGCCTCGGCCGAGGCGGAGGGGGCAAATCTGCGCCAGCGACTGGATGAGGATTCCGCCCGGCTGGCCAATCTCCAGAAGCAGTTCACCGCCGAGTTTGAAAATCTCGCCAACCGCGTGCTGGAGGAAAAAAGCACCCGGTTCCTCGCGCAGAACAAGGAAAGCCTCGCCGTCCTGCTCGATCCGCTCCGCCAGCGCATCGGGGAATTCCGCGAGCGCATTGAGTCGATCCACACCGAGGAGACCAAGGCGACAGCCGCCCTGCGCGAGCAACTCGTCCAGCTTAAGGATCTCAACCGCCAGATCACCGAGGAGGCGGGCGCGCTGACCCGTGCGCTCAAGGGCGAGTCGAAGACGCAGGGTTCCTGGGGTGAGCTCATCCTGGAGCGCATCCTGGAGAAGTCCGGTTTGCAGAAGGGTTCGGAATACGAGACGCAGGCCAGTTTCCGCGATGAAGCGGGCGGACGGCGCATGCCCGACGTGATCATTCACCTGCCTGAGGGCAAACATATCATCATCGACGCCAAGGTGTCGCTCACCGCTTATGAGCGCCTGGTCAACGCGACCACCGATGCCGCCCGGCAGGCCGCCATGAAGGAGCACGCTCTCTCCGTGCGACGTCACGTCGAGGAGCTGGCCCGCAAGGATTACCCGGGTCTCGCCGATCTCCAGTCGCCGGATTTTGTCCTCATGTTTGTCCCGGTCGAGACGGCGCTCAATCTCGCGCTCCAGGACGATCCGGAGCTGTACGGCAGCGCGTTTGAGAAAAACGTCGTGCTGGTTTCCTCCTCCACGCTGCTTATCACCCTGCGCGCCATCGAGAGCGTGTGGCGGCGGCACAAGCAGACGCTCAATGCGCTGGAGATCGCCCGCCGCGCCGGGGGCTTGCACGACCAGTTTGTCGCCTTTACCGAGTCCCTGCAGGAAATCGGCCAGCGTCTCGACCAGGCTCGGGGAGCTTATGATCAGGCCATGGGGCGGCTGAGCTCGGGACGAGGCAATCTCGTCCGCCGCGTGACCGAACTCCAGAAACTCGGAGCCCGTGCGGAAAAGCAGCTGACCGATTCTCTCGTGAAACAGTCAGAGGATGAGGAAGCCGAAACGCCGCCCCAAGCTCCGAAAAAGCCCGAAATTCCCGCCCCTGCGCAGGAACGTCTGCTCGGGATGTAG